AGCGACTCCCCCCACTCAGTAGTGGAAGAGACCTCTCCTGACGCACAGCCTGATAATTGTAGGCATCTTTCCAAGTATGTACAATACTTCCTGGAGCAAGCATTTGATTTTGATAAAAAATACTTCGATCTATATCCTGTGTGACCACTGAGCCATACATCAGACTTTGATTATTCACATGATCCCATTGAACAATATAGATTACTCTTTCCATCTTTGAAACTCCTCTTTGAGAATTCGCTGATATTGTGTAACAAACCAAGTCACCACTGCATTCGTATTATCATTATGTCGGCCAATAATACCCTTTCCATAGACACGAAAATTTTTTCCTGTCCAGTGGCGAAGCATATCGGGATAAGCCATTGCATCATAATCATCCTGTTGCATATAGACTGCGGCAATCTCTGTTTGTGAGAAATCTGCAACATCTAACTCTTTCCAAATCCTTTGATTCAATCGCTTTGCTGCGGATATGGATACCTCTCCCTCCAACTTATATAACAAATCTAAGCTTGTCGGAAAGCCTTCTGGGCGCACGGTCTGCTCATTCATCGCAATGGTTCCGATATTGAGCAGAGGCTTTCCAAGAAAAATAGCCTTCGGTTCAATCTTTCTCCCATAATACACTGCTCCAAACGACCCCATAGAAATCCCAGACATCAGCACTTGAGAGCCATCAAAATGCAGATATTCCATTGCATCTCGAATCACTTTTTCAACATTTTCCTCATACTCTTTTGAGCCTAAGTAAAATGCACCTCCCTCAAGCCTTGGGTCAGAAATCAATAAGAATGGACAGCCCATATTTTTTAGCATCATATAACCTTCAAATCCCTCAGCCATTCGATAACCAGAAAAATAAATATTCAGCGGTGGCTTTAAATCCATTGGATTAAAATAGCTAAGAACCTCTTCCTTGAAAGCATCTTTTGTTGAAACTCCCCCTGCAAAGAATTCCCCCGATCCATTTCGACAAGTTCTCGCATGCAAAACTCCCATACGCAATGTTCCGCTTCCCTTGGCCTGTAAGGAGATATTCACCGTTCCTCCCCTCTCATCTCCACGAAATAACATAGGTTCCTTTGGATTGGTCGCCTCAACCGTCTGCATCACCTCATCTGTGGATCCCAGTCTGAATTTGCGAAAAATAAACTTAACCTCTACAGATCCTTCAGTGATATATTCTGCCCAAAAGGAAAGATCTCGATATTCTTGTGCTGGCATACCAAAGCGCCAAAACATCACTGGTGTGTATTTTTCTCCAAAATTATCTACAATTTCAATGGCATTGTTTCCACGCCACACCGCAATATTTTGATATTTCTTTGCCACTTCAATATGCTTTGTTTCAATACGCAAGCTATCCACTCGGTCAAAGAATCGCCTTGGAATGGAAGTAATAAAAGACTGTAATTCATTGTTTTGCAACGGATAGGCCATCTTTGATTTAAAGAAGTCCATCACCGCAACATTCTTTTGAATGTCAGACAATAGAAATACATTTTCTGTAAAAAACAATGTCCACGCCTCTACCTTCTCAATTAACAGTGAAAGATCCCTTGGTGTTATGAAATCTACAATTGTACATTGTATCTTCTTTACTTCCAAACTTTTCAATTTTTCTTTGGTCAACTGCCCACTCTGTATATAAACCCAGCGTACATTTCGAGGAATAATATAAACTTTGGAGAGATTTTTCATCCCCACCTGTAATACTGTTACTTCTTCCATTTCCTCTTATTTCCTCAATAGCGTTTCTATCTTTTTCACTAAACTTCCTCCAGTATATAAACGAATATCCTCCACCGCATGCACAAGAGCCTGA
This region of Lachnospiraceae bacterium oral taxon 096 genomic DNA includes:
- the asp2 gene encoding accessory Sec system protein Asp2, with the protein product MEEVTVLQVGMKNLSKVYIIPRNVRWVYIQSGQLTKEKLKSLEVKKIQCTIVDFITPRDLSLLIEKVEAWTLFFTENVFLLSDIQKNVAVMDFFKSKMAYPLQNNELQSFITSIPRRFFDRVDSLRIETKHIEVAKKYQNIAVWRGNNAIEIVDNFGEKYTPVMFWRFGMPAQEYRDLSFWAEYITEGSVEVKFIFRKFRLGSTDEVMQTVEATNPKEPMLFRGDERGGTVNISLQAKGSGTLRMGVLHARTCRNGSGEFFAGGVSTKDAFKEEVLSYFNPMDLKPPLNIYFSGYRMAEGFEGYMMLKNMGCPFLLISDPRLEGGAFYLGSKEYEENVEKVIRDAMEYLHFDGSQVLMSGISMGSFGAVYYGRKIEPKAIFLGKPLLNIGTIAMNEQTVRPEGFPTSLDLLYKLEGEVSISAAKRLNQRIWKELDVADFSQTEIAAVYMQQDDYDAMAYPDMLRHWTGKNFRVYGKGIIGRHNDNTNAVVTWFVTQYQRILKEEFQRWKE